One region of Alosa sapidissima isolate fAloSap1 chromosome 1, fAloSap1.pri, whole genome shotgun sequence genomic DNA includes:
- the mfsd14a2 gene encoding MFSD14 family MFS transporter isoform X2 yields MTGEKKKKKRLNRSILLAKKIIIKDGGSGIGEPSVYHAVVVIFLEFFAWGLLTTPMLTVLHQTFPQHTFLMNGLIHGVKGLLSFLSAPLIGALSDVWGRKSFLLLTVFFTCAPIPLMKISPWWYFAVISMSGVFAVTFSVIFAYVADITQEHERSTAYGLVSATFAASLVTSPAIGAYLSQAYGDTLVVILATAIALLDICFILVAVPESLPEKMRPASWGAPISWEQADPFASLRKVGQDSTVLLICITVFLSYLPEAGQYSSFFLYLRQVIGFSSETVAAFIAVVGILSILAQTVVLGILMRSIGNKNTILLGLGFQILQLAWYGFGSQPWMMWAAGAVAAMSSITFPAISAIVSRNADPDQQGVVQGMITGIRGLCNGLGPALYGFVFYLFHVELNEMDPAESPEKGSKPNMANPTDESAIIPGPPFLFGACSVLLSLLVALFIPEHNGVSMRPGGYKKHNNGAQSHGHGPQGGICEGKEPLLEDSCV; encoded by the exons ATGactggagagaaaaagaagaaaaagcgGCTGAACCGCAGCATTCTTCTGGCTAAGAAAATCATAATAAAAGATGGAGGCAGT GGGATTGGAGAGCCCAGCGTGTACCATGCCGTGGTGGTCATCTTCCTGGAGTTTTTCGCCTGGGGTCTGCTCACCACTCCCATGCTCACG GTTTTACATCAGACATTCCCTCAGCACACATTCCTGATGAATGGCCTTATTCATGGAGTCAAG GGTCTGCTGTCGTTCCTGAGCGCGCCGCTGATCGGAGCGCTCTCAGACGTATGGGGCCGCAAGTCCTTCCTGCTGCTCACCGTTTTCTTCACCTGTGCACCCATCCCCCTCATGAAGATCAGTCCTtg GTGGTACTTTGCCGTTATTTCCATGTCGGGCGTCTTTGCGGTCACCTTCTCTGTCATCTTTGCATATGTAGCTGACATCACGCAGGAGCATGAGAGGAGCACTGCCTATGGTTTG GTATCTGCCACGTTTGCGGCCAGCCTAGTGACGAGCCCAGCCATCGGGGCGTACCTGTCACAGGCGTACGGTGACACGCTGGTGGTGATCCTGGCCACGGCCATTGCCCTGCTGGACATCTGCTTCATCCTGGTGGCCGTGCCCGAGTCCCTGCCGGAGAAAATGAGGCCCGCCTCCTGGGGTGCACCCATCTCCTGGGAGCAGGCCGACCCCTTCGCT TCGCTGCGGAAAGTTGGTCAGGACTCCACTGTCCTGCTCATCTGCATCACAGTCTTCCTGTCCTATCTCCCTGAGGCCGGCCAGTACTCCAGCTTCTTCCTTTATCTCCGACAG GTCATAGGGTTCTCGTCAGAAACGGTTGCTGCCTTCATTGCTGTGGTGGGAATCCTCTCCATCCTGGCTCAG ACGGTGGTGTTGGGAATCCTGATGAGATCCATAGGGAATAAAAACACTATTCTCCTGGGTCTGGGCTTTCAGATCCTGCAGCTAGCCTGGTACGGCTTTGGCTCCCAGCCCTG GATGATGTGGGCAGCTGGGGCAGTGGCTGCCATGTCCAGCATCACATTCCCTGCCATCAGTGCCATTGTGTCCCGCAACGCAGACCCCGACCAACAAG GTGTAGTCCAGGGGATGATCACAGGTATCCGAGGCTTGTGCAACGGCCTGGGTCCCGCACTGTATGGCTTTGTCTTCTACCTGTTCCACGTGGAGCTCAACGAGATGGACCCAGCTGAGAGCCCTGAGAAAGGGTCCAAGCCCAACATGGCCAACCCCACAGACGAG AGTGCCATCATCCCGGGACCTCCCTTCCTGTTCGGCGCCTGCTCCGTGCTGCTCTCCCTGCTCGTGGCGCTCTTCATCCCTGAGCACAACGGCGTGAGCATGCGGCCGGGCGGCTACAAGAAGCACAACAACGGCGCCCAGAGTCATGGGCACGGCCCGCAGGGCGGCATCTGCGAGGGCAAGGAGCCACTGCTGGAGGACAGCTGCGTATAA
- the mfsd14a2 gene encoding MFSD14 family MFS transporter isoform X1 — MTGEKKKKKRLNRSILLAKKIIIKDGGSPQGIGEPSVYHAVVVIFLEFFAWGLLTTPMLTVLHQTFPQHTFLMNGLIHGVKGLLSFLSAPLIGALSDVWGRKSFLLLTVFFTCAPIPLMKISPWWYFAVISMSGVFAVTFSVIFAYVADITQEHERSTAYGLVSATFAASLVTSPAIGAYLSQAYGDTLVVILATAIALLDICFILVAVPESLPEKMRPASWGAPISWEQADPFASLRKVGQDSTVLLICITVFLSYLPEAGQYSSFFLYLRQVIGFSSETVAAFIAVVGILSILAQTVVLGILMRSIGNKNTILLGLGFQILQLAWYGFGSQPWMMWAAGAVAAMSSITFPAISAIVSRNADPDQQGVVQGMITGIRGLCNGLGPALYGFVFYLFHVELNEMDPAESPEKGSKPNMANPTDESAIIPGPPFLFGACSVLLSLLVALFIPEHNGVSMRPGGYKKHNNGAQSHGHGPQGGICEGKEPLLEDSCV, encoded by the exons ATGactggagagaaaaagaagaaaaagcgGCTGAACCGCAGCATTCTTCTGGCTAAGAAAATCATAATAAAAGATGGAGGCAGT CCACAGGGGATTGGAGAGCCCAGCGTGTACCATGCCGTGGTGGTCATCTTCCTGGAGTTTTTCGCCTGGGGTCTGCTCACCACTCCCATGCTCACG GTTTTACATCAGACATTCCCTCAGCACACATTCCTGATGAATGGCCTTATTCATGGAGTCAAG GGTCTGCTGTCGTTCCTGAGCGCGCCGCTGATCGGAGCGCTCTCAGACGTATGGGGCCGCAAGTCCTTCCTGCTGCTCACCGTTTTCTTCACCTGTGCACCCATCCCCCTCATGAAGATCAGTCCTtg GTGGTACTTTGCCGTTATTTCCATGTCGGGCGTCTTTGCGGTCACCTTCTCTGTCATCTTTGCATATGTAGCTGACATCACGCAGGAGCATGAGAGGAGCACTGCCTATGGTTTG GTATCTGCCACGTTTGCGGCCAGCCTAGTGACGAGCCCAGCCATCGGGGCGTACCTGTCACAGGCGTACGGTGACACGCTGGTGGTGATCCTGGCCACGGCCATTGCCCTGCTGGACATCTGCTTCATCCTGGTGGCCGTGCCCGAGTCCCTGCCGGAGAAAATGAGGCCCGCCTCCTGGGGTGCACCCATCTCCTGGGAGCAGGCCGACCCCTTCGCT TCGCTGCGGAAAGTTGGTCAGGACTCCACTGTCCTGCTCATCTGCATCACAGTCTTCCTGTCCTATCTCCCTGAGGCCGGCCAGTACTCCAGCTTCTTCCTTTATCTCCGACAG GTCATAGGGTTCTCGTCAGAAACGGTTGCTGCCTTCATTGCTGTGGTGGGAATCCTCTCCATCCTGGCTCAG ACGGTGGTGTTGGGAATCCTGATGAGATCCATAGGGAATAAAAACACTATTCTCCTGGGTCTGGGCTTTCAGATCCTGCAGCTAGCCTGGTACGGCTTTGGCTCCCAGCCCTG GATGATGTGGGCAGCTGGGGCAGTGGCTGCCATGTCCAGCATCACATTCCCTGCCATCAGTGCCATTGTGTCCCGCAACGCAGACCCCGACCAACAAG GTGTAGTCCAGGGGATGATCACAGGTATCCGAGGCTTGTGCAACGGCCTGGGTCCCGCACTGTATGGCTTTGTCTTCTACCTGTTCCACGTGGAGCTCAACGAGATGGACCCAGCTGAGAGCCCTGAGAAAGGGTCCAAGCCCAACATGGCCAACCCCACAGACGAG AGTGCCATCATCCCGGGACCTCCCTTCCTGTTCGGCGCCTGCTCCGTGCTGCTCTCCCTGCTCGTGGCGCTCTTCATCCCTGAGCACAACGGCGTGAGCATGCGGCCGGGCGGCTACAAGAAGCACAACAACGGCGCCCAGAGTCATGGGCACGGCCCGCAGGGCGGCATCTGCGAGGGCAAGGAGCCACTGCTGGAGGACAGCTGCGTATAA